The bacterium genome has a window encoding:
- a CDS encoding tetratricopeptide repeat protein, with the protein DLMDLQINVASRTAWVLYSQGDLDGALREYQLSLTLSQRTGNKRVKGHALGNCGIIYWTRGQLKEAGDCFAQAAQIMKTCGDLANLAQAEGNMGLVYSDMGEILKARQCFDRQLEISEKLGNRSITALAAGNIGDIHYELGEYDRAGEWVNKQLAIGEEIDDKLLISHSWYMLGNISKNEGRGPSALELYCRAVDLAQSTGLEYYLCNYLCARAWLHHNTGSLQEAGNDAARARELSGKVQNKDAAFESRLLLALLKADEQKETALGEMLGLKEQAVKEQQKARLFHELFKMTGDQEYRKEAVGIYQGIWEKTRNAESRKHLAELRPGIQGQ; encoded by the coding sequence GGACCTGATGGACCTGCAGATCAACGTGGCCTCCCGGACGGCCTGGGTGCTGTACAGCCAGGGTGACCTGGACGGCGCCCTGCGGGAATACCAGCTGAGCCTGACCCTGTCGCAAAGGACGGGCAACAAGCGGGTGAAAGGCCATGCCCTGGGCAACTGCGGCATAATCTACTGGACCAGGGGGCAGCTGAAGGAGGCCGGGGACTGCTTTGCCCAGGCCGCCCAGATAATGAAGACCTGCGGCGATCTGGCCAACCTGGCCCAGGCCGAGGGGAACATGGGCTTGGTGTATTCCGACATGGGGGAGATCTTAAAAGCCAGGCAGTGCTTCGACCGGCAACTGGAGATCTCGGAAAAACTGGGCAACAGGTCCATCACCGCCCTGGCGGCCGGCAACATCGGCGACATTCATTACGAGCTGGGGGAATACGACCGGGCCGGGGAATGGGTGAACAAACAGCTGGCCATTGGCGAGGAGATAGACGACAAGCTTTTGATCAGCCACTCCTGGTACATGCTGGGCAACATCTCCAAGAACGAGGGGCGGGGACCATCTGCGCTGGAACTCTATTGCCGGGCGGTAGACCTGGCCCAAAGCACCGGGCTGGAGTATTACCTGTGCAACTATCTGTGCGCCCGGGCCTGGCTGCACCACAATACCGGAAGTTTGCAGGAGGCCGGGAACGATGCCGCCCGGGCCCGGGAATTGTCGGGCAAAGTGCAGAACAAGGATGCGGCCTTTGAATCCCGGCTGCTGCTGGCCCTGCTGAAAGCCGATGAACAAAAGGAGACGGCTCTGGGGGAAATGCTGGGGCTTAAAGAACAGGCGGTCAAAGAACAGCAGAAGGCCAGGCTGTTCCATGAACTTTTCAAGATGACCGGTGACCAGGAATACCGAAAGGAAGCAGTTGGCATTTACCAGGGAATATGGGAGAAGACCCGGAACGCAGAAAGCCGGAAGCATCTGGCCGAACTGAGGCCAGGCATTCAGGGGCAGTGA